In the genome of Bradyrhizobium ottawaense, the window AGCGCATCTTCAGCGGCAGGCCGTGGATCCAGTTGTGGGTGCGGCGTGGCGGCAGCGCGCCGCGCCGGGTTCGCATCAGCGCGCGCAGCCCTTCCGAGAACATCAGGCTGCCGACGGTGCTGAGCAGCACCACGTAGGAGAGCGCGATCATCAGATCGAGCTGGCCGAGCGCGCGAAGCTGCGTGAAGGTCCACACACCGAGCGCCGTGCCGGTCACGCCGCCGCAGAGCAGGACGCTCGCCAGCGCCGGATCGATCGCGCGCCGTCGCCAGTAAGACAGCGCGCCGGAAAAGGAGGAGGCTGCAATGTGGCTCGTGACCGAGGCGACCGCAACCGCCGGCGTGATGCCGATGAAGATCAGCAGCGGCGTCATCAGGAAGCCGCCGCCGATTCCGAACATCCCCGAGACGAAGCCGACCGCGGCGCCCATGGCGAGCACCAGGAAGACGTTGACGGGAAGATCGGCGATCG includes:
- a CDS encoding sulfite exporter TauE/SafE family protein codes for the protein MQLYLPIADLPVNVFLVLAMGAAVGFVSGMFGIGGGFLMTPLLIFIGITPAVAVASVTSHIAASSFSGALSYWRRRAIDPALASVLLCGGVTGTALGVWTFTQLRALGQLDLMIALSYVVLLSTVGSLMFSEGLRALMRTRRGALPPRRTHNWIHGLPLKMRFKRSKIYLSVIPVVIVGIMIGFIGAIMGIGGGFILVPIMIYLLRVPTSTVIGTSMVLTLVTMLFATMLHAVTNHLVDAVLALILMVGGVTGAQFGVRAGQKIRGEQLRLLLGLLILSVGIRFAIELVIRPEDLFTIRELGVSG